CAATGGCACATTGATTACCGAAAAAACAGCCGACCGCTTTGCCCAATTTCCGCCGGAACGCATTGAAATCAGTCTGCATGGCATGAGTCGTCCCATTTTTGAAAAGGTAACAACTGGCAAAGGTTCGTTTGACTATTGTCTCAAGGCTATTGATCTGCTTGTGAAAAGAAAAATTCCCCTGACGCTGAAGACAACGGCGATGACACTCAATGAGACGGAAATTCTCGCAGTCAAAAAATATGCGGATCACCTGAAAATGACAGGGGATGTGCGTTTCCGTTTGTCCGAAAAAATGCGGCTACGTTTGGTCGGTTTTGACTCCGCAAACTCTTCGAGTTTGCTTCGCGGTCTGGCAAAGCCAGACTTTGACATTATTGACGACGTCTCCCAATTTCAAGTTTCGGAGGATTCTCTAAGAAAAATGGAATCTCAAGACGAAGAACTGACGCGTGCGCATCATGAAGAGCTGGAATCTTCGAAAACTCCCTATACCTGTGCTTCGCAATTTCACTCGTTTCATATTGATGCCTACGGGCGCTTGCAAATGTGTTCAGAAAACCGACGCGCCAGT
The genomic region above belongs to Deltaproteobacteria bacterium and contains:
- a CDS encoding radical SAM protein, with protein sequence MIPVIDGRKFFGTTLGKQRFPLNGQWELTCRCNLHCVMCYTDPFNQPARIQQELSTTEILRVLGEIAKEGCLNLVLTGGEPLARPDFFEIYEAAHRKGIFLTVFTNGTLITEKTADRFAQFPPERIEISLHGMSRPIFEKVTTGKGSFDYCLKAIDLLVKRKIPLTLKTTAMTLNETEILAVKKYADHLKMTGDVRFRLSEKMRLRLVGFDSANSSSLLRGLAKPDFDIIDDVSQFQVSEDSLRKMESQDEELTRAHHEELESSKTPYTCASQFHSFHIDAYGRLQMCSENRRASYDLRKGTFREGFYEAMPHFPCAFKIAGTKVV